Proteins encoded in a region of the Bradyrhizobium sp. CB3481 genome:
- a CDS encoding substrate-binding domain-containing protein translates to MSDAVRVLSTLALKGAVQALAGQYQAAGGARIDADFAPTLALLDRLRAGEAADVVILTREGLDEVAREGRVAAESCVDLARSFVGVAVKAGAPHPDITTEAALRKALLAARAVAYSRLGASGILFAKLIERLGIASEINARAVIIPQGFTAERLVSGEADLAIQQISELKQVPHIEVVGPIPRELQTPAVFSAGRMCASQNVGEADRLLRYLASSEVAPALRESGLEP, encoded by the coding sequence ATGAGCGATGCCGTTCGCGTGCTCTCGACGCTGGCACTGAAGGGCGCCGTCCAGGCCCTGGCGGGTCAATACCAGGCGGCCGGTGGCGCGCGCATCGATGCCGATTTCGCGCCGACACTGGCGCTGCTGGACCGGCTGCGCGCGGGCGAGGCCGCCGACGTCGTCATCCTGACCCGCGAAGGTTTGGACGAGGTCGCGCGCGAGGGGCGCGTCGCCGCCGAAAGCTGCGTCGATCTGGCGCGCTCCTTTGTCGGCGTCGCCGTGAAGGCGGGGGCGCCGCATCCCGACATCACGACTGAGGCCGCGCTGCGTAAGGCGCTATTGGCGGCCCGCGCGGTGGCCTATTCGCGGCTCGGCGCCAGCGGCATTCTATTCGCCAAGCTGATCGAGCGTCTCGGCATTGCGTCCGAGATCAATGCCCGCGCGGTTATCATCCCGCAGGGGTTTACGGCCGAGCGCCTTGTCAGCGGCGAGGCTGATCTCGCCATCCAGCAGATCAGCGAGTTGAAGCAGGTGCCTCATATCGAGGTGGTCGGGCCCATTCCCCGCGAGCTGCAGACGCCCGCGGTGTTTTCCGCGGGACGCATGTGCGCATCGCAGAACGTGGGCGAGGCGGATCGGCTGCTACGCTACCTCGCATCATCAGAGGTCGCGCCGGCGCTGCGAGAGAGCGGGCTCGAGCCTTGA